aaaaagtgAAAGGTACTCgagatttctttcataagtagcttcttttgaaaaaagttaaaaaatcgAAATTGCACCGGAAAAGAAAACGAATAagcccaatttttttttaaattcactcACTGTCCTTGTCCTTTTGTCTGCCTACCCCTCGCCTCTCCCTTTTTCCCTTTCGCGACAATACGCAGTAAAAACAGAAGAAAACGGTCCAGCTCATACAGAGGACGAAACTCAACTCAGAGATTCAGCAAGAAACTCGTTTTCCCTAGCTCTTAAAGGTGTCCTTTAGTTACTTTTTAAAGTTGTATTTTTTAGCTTACTATATTTCAAAAAGTAATAATTACGAATTCTGTACATAGAGTGTCAGGACAGGAAGACGAGATCTGACGCTTTGTTGAAGAATCCTGATAGGCGAAGACCAGCTTCATTAGATCTAAATAATATCTCTGGTTTGTCTCCACGGTTGGGGACTGTGAAGAAAAGCTCTGTTGTGACACGGAAATTGGGTGCATTTCCTAGTCCCGGGACACCCAATTATCATCATAATTCGAGTGTTGGGATGCAGAAGGGTTGGAGTTCAGAGCGTGTGGCATTGCACAGCAATGGTGGAAGGAGACAGGGGAATGCTTCTGGGTTGTTGGCTTTTAACAATGGAAGGACTTTACCTTCAAAATGGGAAGATGCTGAGAGGTGGATTTTTAGTCCTGTTTCTGGGGATGCTGGTTCAAAGCAATCTATTGTGCATCCGCAGAGAAGACCAAAATCAAAGAGTGGTCCCCTTGGTCCTCCTGGGATTGCTTACTATTCGTTGTACTCTCCTGCGTTGCAAATGTTCGATGGAGGGCATATGGGGAATTTCATGGCTGGTTCTCCTTTTTCAGCTGGTGTAATTGCAGCTGATGGTTTGACAGTTCATTCTCGTAGCCATGGTGGAGGATTTGCTGTTCAGACTGAGCCTTGCATGGGCCGTTCTGTTAGCGTACATGGATGCTCTGAGGCAGCGAATCCACCATCGTCTCAAGGTACATTTCCATCTCTATTGTGCAAAATTCCTGGTTTAGTTGATAATATGAGCGTTGGCCTACTCCAGTTATCTCGATATTATGAGtgcctttttaattttatgagatCCATCACGGAAATTTCCTTCTTCATGTTTATTGTCTTGTCATCcaaattgataatattaatattaagaCTTTATATTTGATGCGTGGTCATAAACTGAAACTtgtcatttaataaaaattaaagaccttgtattaaatcctaaatttttttcttgagttATTACCAAGTGCATACCTCTCGATATGGGAACTGTTTAAACGTTAAAGAACGTGAAAGTCAAGGCTGGTGGACATGAACAGAGTAGGCCTTTATTTCTCTACATACGCTTAGATTTATGAAACTGATGCTTCTTTTTCTTAATATGATCCatgaaatatcaaaatgaacatTCACTAAATCTAACCTTGATGTAATATCAAGAGATAGGTTGTCATCATTATGGTAATTACTAAGACTATTGTACTCTGTAAGTCATCTTTCCAATTGTTTTCTCACCAAAGATGCAGAAGAAAACCTTGATGTCGTCAAGGATGCAGCCACTGATATTTCCCAAACGGTTTCAAGAAGAGACATGGCGACCCAAATGAGCCCACAGAGTAGCACCCACTCGTCTCCCAAAGGAAGGCCTTCTTTCTCTCCCTCTTCCCCTTCAGCTCTACCTATCATGGAACTGCAGAGCATCCATGGCTCTAAATCATTACTGAGAGATGTGCCAGTAGATGAAAGGGTGACCCTGACTAGGTGGTCGAAGAAGCATAGAGCTCGAAACACTGGGAAGAGCTCAGAAATTGTTGATGATTGGAGAAAGAAAGTTGTAGATACTTGTACATCAACATGGGATGTTACAGAGACAGGAAAGAGCATTTCCAAGTATGTCTACTTCACTACTACATtgcctctatttttttttttttgaagtacaGATCAACAACTTTGGGAGTGACAATATGCCTTAAGGACTGGAGTAAGCATCCTCTGGGTTCATTTCTATAATCAAGCACTAAAAGATACCTTCAGTAGCATGCTAAAAGTTTCCAATCAGACATTTTGTTCTCTGTTCACTCCCAATCACATTCTTCCTTGAGTAACAGCTTTAAATGATTGCagtataaggattaatttaGGAGATATTATGAGCCTCCAGTCAGATTGTGTTGGATTTGCCTTTTGTCTTTTCTGTAGATCTTTCCTAAGAAACTGCATCCAACTTATCACTTTAAACAAGTAAATCTTAGTCTGGTTAGGTGAAAGGTTTTTCTGAAGTCTTCATGTCATCTTCAGATATCAGAAACTGATCAATATGAGAGGACAttggaagaaattgaaaatcCTTTAAAACAAGCATGGTAgatattcaatatcaattcgTTTCCTCCTCTTTTGCAGGATGAAAAGAGAAGAAGCCAAAATCACTGCCTGGGAAAATCTGCAGAAGGCTAAAGCCGAGGCAGCCATAAGGAAACTAGAGGTTTCTTTTCTCCTGAGTACTATTAACAACTGTAGTAATCTATTTAAGTCAATGATCAACCTTGatacagaaaaaataaaaatcctctCGCagtatgatttaaatatttctttccgTTTCTTATCTGTCTAGCTTGCTCATTTAGGTATTAAAGCAATCATGTAACATCTTGATGAACTGGAACTGAGTAGATAGTGTCACTTGTTCTTTTACCGGCACAACTTTTGGTTTTGCTCTTAAATAGAATATACATGACAAAAACATAGACAAAGTGACAAACATGACCACTAAATATGATAATTTGTGGTGAAAATGCAACAGCTCTAGAATGACCAAAAACCTTATTTCTTCATCATTACTGACACAATGATATATTTCAGATGAAGCTGGAAAAGAAGAGATCGTCATCAATGGATAAGATAATGAATAAACTAAGATCAGCTCAGAAGAGAGCCCAAGATATGAGAAATTCGATGCTGGCCAACCAGGCCCATCAGGTTACAAAGACCTCGCATATGGCTATATCTTTCAGAAGAACCCGCCAGATGAGTTCATTGAGTGGTTGCTTCACCTGCCAAGCTTTCTAATGCATTTGCTTATCTATCTGTTACTGGTTGAATCAGGCCTGAAATGCAGGGTAATTTCTGCTTGGAATAGTGATTACtgatttgttttcttcttttttcatttgtttctttctcCCTTTTCGTGTTTGTGTGCGTGTGTGAAGTATAAACATTTATTCACCCTAAGTTTAGACAGTGTTAACATATGAAATATCATTACTGAAACAACTGAAATGTCATGAATTAACCGTATGTATGTATTGGATTGATGAGTTCATTGATGTGGAGAGTACTCCAAATTCTATAACAAGTCCCAACTGCAGATCTTGGTAAACATATTAGCTATTCGTGTTGTTTAAACGGGCAGCTTAGCACTTCATGTAAATAGACTGCTTCAAGTTTTGATTATATGGCATCTTGTTCAATAACAAGACACAAGATTACTTGCttgttttacatttaatttttagtgaatgtAGAAAATGGAAGTGTGTCCACTTAGCAATCAAAAGTTTTACTTATTATATCGGTAGTAGAGTTTTATACTTACATGGTTTCATCTTATCTCTTACCAGTTTGAAGAACAGAGACCACTGGAGACGATGAATATTGCACAAGAAGCAATTGTTACGCGGACATGAAAATGGTGTCGCCATAGTTTTGATTGAATGAAGCACTGCTACCTCCATAAAAATTCCTACGAGTGCAAGACTCCAATTGCCATGCCCCGAGACTTCCCACGGTTTCCTGAATGTTTTGAGTAATAAAATCctgtatgcatgtatgtatgtaaatCGACCTTTCAAGTTTACATATTTTTTCTGTGACAGCTTGCCATGGAAATGGAAATATCATTCATATCTTTTAAGTTTTACCCAAGTATCTCAAGTAATAGTACCGACGATAGATCAGATAGATGCAAAAGCATTGCAACTTTGTCATTAGAATATCTATCGCTGAGCGGAGATGGATTCTTTTGAGAGAAATTTTCAAATAACTGTTCGTCTAGAGTTAACGGATCTTACAATAGATTGATATTGTCTCTCAACTCAATGGAGAATCCGAGTGCTTGACCTTACTTGAAGAGGCAGCGGTTCATCTGTGGCACGGGATTTTTACACAAATAGGGTGAAAAAATCTACTGAAATAGGGTGTCAGAAAAAGTATTTatcaaaatgggttacattggagcctattagataggtgccaatgaataaaaaaattataaattttttttaataaaatatttttttaataatttttttaaaaaaaatacgggtcaaaatacggtgaacgggtcgggtcgggtcgggtggcgcctatcaggtaggcgccaatgaaggtgcctcatagagaggcgccaatggtggccTTTTGCCCACCGCTGCACTGCTGCACCAGCAGCATGTCTTGTcccttcaattttgtttttttttttgcctataAGTAAGGTCCCAAAACATGCAATGGGCACGgcacagaaaaaaaaaaaaagagagaaaggagaagaagagaaggagaaggagaagaagaggaaaagaagaagaaagaaaaaaaaagaaggtaatgtattattttagtaaataattttgtttataatttaaaagtttatagtttgtgaatttttagaagatattgtgatttttttgttattaattattaattataaattatctatatttagtgtttaaagtttggattaaaattttgtatgaatattctaaatttttttgtatgaattttgtattttttatgaatattgtactaattttataattaaatttgtatttatagttttggattagtattttgtatgaatattgtaatttttgtatgaatattataattttgtatgaatattgtaattttttgtatgaatattgtaattttgtatgaatattgtaatgtcgggatatattataatattgtaatttttgtatgaatattgtaattattttataattaatttgttagtaatttatataaattattgtgtgtgtaattatttaaaatttaatttattagtaatttaggattaagctataagttgttgtgtttagtttagtatttggtgagtttaacatataaagtttataaaaaattaaaaatcattttattaaaagtttaat
This sequence is a window from Gossypium raimondii isolate GPD5lz chromosome 5, ASM2569854v1, whole genome shotgun sequence. Protein-coding genes within it:
- the LOC105769466 gene encoding uncharacterized protein LOC105769466 isoform X1 encodes the protein MAELGLQDRNTVRSGYRAGAASPDSVIFTLESNFSLFSSASASVDRCSFASDAHDRDSIASELSLHMAGQESGDQNESFGGPDPDPDPNKAITVPKHIRLSRKGEKVKVKTEENGPAHTEDETQLRDSARNSFSLALKECQDRKTRSDALLKNPDRRRPASLDLNNISGLSPRLGTVKKSSVVTRKLGAFPSPGTPNYHHNSSVGMQKGWSSERVALHSNGGRRQGNASGLLAFNNGRTLPSKWEDAERWIFSPVSGDAGSKQSIVHPQRRPKSKSGPLGPPGIAYYSLYSPALQMFDGGHMGNFMAGSPFSAGVIAADGLTVHSRSHGGGFAVQTEPCMGRSVSVHGCSEAANPPSSQDAEENLDVVKDAATDISQTVSRRDMATQMSPQSSTHSSPKGRPSFSPSSPSALPIMELQSIHGSKSLLRDVPVDERVTLTRWSKKHRARNTGKSSEIVDDWRKKVVDTCTSTWDVTETGKSISKMKREEAKITAWENLQKAKAEAAIRKLEMKLEKKRSSSMDKIMNKLRSAQKRAQDMRNSMLANQAHQVTKTSHMAISFRRTRQMSSLSGCFTCQAF
- the LOC105769466 gene encoding uncharacterized protein LOC105769466 isoform X2: MAELGLQDRNTVRSGYRAGAASPDSVIFTLESNFSLFSSASASVDRCSFASDAHDRDSIASELSLHMAGQESGDQNESFGGPDPDPDPNKAITVPKHIRLSRKGEKVKVKTEENGPAHTEDETQLRDSARNSFSLALKECQDRKTRSDALLKNPDRRRPASLDLNNISGLSPRLGTVKKSSVVTRKLGAFPSPGTPNYHHNSSVGMQKGWSSERVALHSNGGRRQGNASGLLAFNNGRTLPSKWEDAERWIFSPVSGDAGSKQSIVHPQRRPKSKSGPLGPPGIAYYSLYSPALQMFDGGHMGNFMAGSPFSAGVIAADGLTVHSRSHGGGFAVQTEPCMGRSVSVHGCSEAANPPSSQEENLDVVKDAATDISQTVSRRDMATQMSPQSSTHSSPKGRPSFSPSSPSALPIMELQSIHGSKSLLRDVPVDERVTLTRWSKKHRARNTGKSSEIVDDWRKKVVDTCTSTWDVTETGKSISKMKREEAKITAWENLQKAKAEAAIRKLEMKLEKKRSSSMDKIMNKLRSAQKRAQDMRNSMLANQAHQVTKTSHMAISFRRTRQMSSLSGCFTCQAF
- the LOC105769466 gene encoding uncharacterized protein LOC105769466 isoform X3 produces the protein MAELGLQDRNTVRSGYRAGAASPDSVIFTLESNFSLFSSASASVDRCSFASDAHDRDSIASELSLHMAGQESGDQNESFGGPDPDPDPNKAITVPKHIRLSRKGEKVKECQDRKTRSDALLKNPDRRRPASLDLNNISGLSPRLGTVKKSSVVTRKLGAFPSPGTPNYHHNSSVGMQKGWSSERVALHSNGGRRQGNASGLLAFNNGRTLPSKWEDAERWIFSPVSGDAGSKQSIVHPQRRPKSKSGPLGPPGIAYYSLYSPALQMFDGGHMGNFMAGSPFSAGVIAADGLTVHSRSHGGGFAVQTEPCMGRSVSVHGCSEAANPPSSQDAEENLDVVKDAATDISQTVSRRDMATQMSPQSSTHSSPKGRPSFSPSSPSALPIMELQSIHGSKSLLRDVPVDERVTLTRWSKKHRARNTGKSSEIVDDWRKKVVDTCTSTWDVTETGKSISKMKREEAKITAWENLQKAKAEAAIRKLEMKLEKKRSSSMDKIMNKLRSAQKRAQDMRNSMLANQAHQVTKTSHMAISFRRTRQMSSLSGCFTCQAF